TGGCCTGCTTTTGCAAATTCTATATACCGTTGGTTACTTGGTTTCATTTTTGATAGCTAGAACGTATTATAAAGAACTTGCAAATAAACTAGAACTTTATATTCCTTATCCATCAATTACACCAAATACGCAACTGGTTTTTTATAATCAAAAAATGTCTTTTGGATTAGATAAAGCATTTTATGCAGCTGTCGCATTTTTAATTTTATTTTTTCTTGGTCGATTGGTTCTAAGATTTTTGGCAGTCTTCCTTCATGCTTTTACTTCTTTGCCTGTTTTACATGGTTTGAATGGTTTATTAGGTGGATTGGTAAATTGTGTTGTTGTTTATCTGATTTTATGCCTTGTTTTAACAACTTTATCATTTCTTCCCATTAATTTTATTCAGCATCTGTTTGAAAATAGTGGACTTGCTCGTATAATGGTAGAACAGACACCTATCTTTTCTAAACAGATCTTTCATTTATGGATGTGAGCATAGGAGAATAAATTGATTTTGCTATTGATAAAATCTTTAATTTTTACGTATCTTTTTAGTAATGACTTCTTATAACCTTTGTCAATTAAAAAAGTTAATTTATTAGTAAGATAAGCTTTTGAAAGTAGGTGAATGAATGAATACTCGTATTTTATCTATATTAGAATTTGAAGCAATTAAACAACAATTATCAACCTATGTAATTACAGAACAAGGAATGAACAAGGTAGAAAAATTATTGCCAAGTAGTAATAAAGAACAAATCCAGCTTTGGTTAAACGAGACAAAAGACGGATTAAAGATCCAACAACTATGTAATGGTATTCCGATTCCTAAGTTGGTAGATATCCACTCTCATATGAAAAGACTGCAAATTGGTGCTAATCTAAATGGTTTAGAGTTAAGCCAGATCGGTCGTATTTTAACGACGACATCAGAAGTTTATCATTTTTTTGATGAGTTAAGAGAAAATGAGATTGAGTTTTACAACTTATACACTTGGATTGATCAATTGGTTATCTTATCTTCACTAACAAGACAAATTAAAGTGGCAATTACTGAAGATGGTGCAGTAACCGATGAAGCTTCACCAGAATTAAAAAATATCCGTCAAATGATTCATAAAAATGAACGAGCGGTTCGAGAAAAGCTGGAAGAATTAATTCGTGGAAAAAATGCACGTTACTTAAGTGATTCAATTATTACAATGCGAAAT
The genomic region above belongs to Melissococcus plutonius ATCC 35311 and contains:
- a CDS encoding CvpA family protein encodes the protein MFTLFILLILIVSFYTGRKRGLLLQILYTVGYLVSFLIARTYYKELANKLELYIPYPSITPNTQLVFYNQKMSFGLDKAFYAAVAFLILFFLGRLVLRFLAVFLHAFTSLPVLHGLNGLLGGLVNCVVVYLILCLVLTTLSFLPINFIQHLFENSGLARIMVEQTPIFSKQIFHLWM